ACCACTTCGGGCGCTTCTTTACCGGCCAGGTCACTGCCGCGGGCAAGGTGCCACCGGCGAAAATCATGGTAATCGGTGCCGGGGTGGCGGGTCTCGCCGCGATCGGCGCCGCCAACAGCATGGGTGCAATCGTGCGGGCTTTCGACACCCGTCTGGAAGTGAAGGAACAGGTCGAGAGCATGGGGGCCGAGTTCCTGGTGCTGGACTTTGAAAACGAGGATGGCAGCGGCAGCGGCGGTTACGCCAAGCAGATGAGCGACGAGTTCATCAAGGCGGAGATGGCGCTATTTGCAGAGCAGGCGGAAGAGGTGGATATCATCATCACCACCGCCCTGATTCCCGGCAAACCGGCACCGAAGCTGATCACCGCCGACATGGTGAAATCCATGAAACCCGGCAGCGTGATCGTGGATCTGGCCTCCGAGCGGGGTGGTAACTGCGAACTCACTGAGCCCGGCAAGGTAGCCCATCATCATGGCGTCACCCTGATCGGCTACACCGACCTGCCAAGCCGGATGGCCAAGGTGGCCAGTGACCTGTATGCCACCAACCTGGTGCACCTGCTCACCGAGCTGACACCGGAAAAGAACGGCCAGCCGGTGGTGAACATGGAAGACGAAGTCATCCGTGGCCTGACGGTAGTGCACGAGGACGACATCACCTGGCCACCGCCAAAACCGGAATCGCCGGTCAGCCCCAAACCGGCACCGGGCACCGAAGAGCCTTCAGCCGAAGCAAAAGCCGCCGCCAAAAAGAAGGCCGACCGCCGCAGCGTGATCGGTAAGAGTGTGCTGTTCGTGGTCACCGCACTGGCACTCTACGGAGTCGGTGCCCACGCGCCGGAAAGCTTCCTGCAACACTTCACCGTGTTTGTGCTGGCCTGCTTCATTGGCTGGCAGGTGATATGGAACGTTACGCCTTCCCTGCATACACCCCTGATGAGCGTCACCAATGCCATCAGCGGCATCATCGTGATCGGCGCCATTCTGCATCTGGCCCAGGCGGAGAATATTGCCGTCGGGATCATGGCGTTTGTCGCGGTGCTGATTGCCAGCATCAACGTGGGCGGCGGCTTCCGGGTCACCCATCGCATGCTCAAAATGTTCCGCAAGTAGGAGACGCCCGATATGAGTACCGGACTGGTGAGCGTGGCCTACGTGGTCGCAAGTATCTGTTTCATCCTCAGCCTGGGTGGTCTCAGCCACCAGGAATCGGCACGGCGCGGTAACCTGTACGGCGTTGCCGGCATCATCATCGCGGTCGGGGCGACCCTGGCCAGCGTGGACGGCGGTATCAACGCCATTGTTATTGCGGTGCTGCTTGGTGTTGGCATTGGTATTCCCATCGCCAACAAGGTGGAAATGACCCAGATGCCGCAGCTGGTGGCTCTGCTCCACAGCTTCGTGGGTTTGGCCGCGGTGCTGGTGGGCTTTTCAGGCTACATCGAGCCGTTGATTGCCACCTCCGATACCGAGCACACCATCAAGCTGGTGGAGATATATGTGGGCATTTTCATCGGTGCCATCACCTTCACCGGCTCACTGGTGGCCTGCGGGAAACTGGACGGCCGGATCGACAGCAAGGCGCTGACCCTGCCCGGCCGGCACCTGATGAACCTGGCAGCGATCATTGTCTG
The window above is part of the Marinobacter sp. THAF197a genome. Proteins encoded here:
- a CDS encoding Re/Si-specific NAD(P)(+) transhydrogenase subunit alpha: MKIGIPKEIFEDERRVAATPPSVHKLIGLGYDVVVEGGAGEAANYSDAAYEKVGAAIAADTSMLWKESDFILKVRAPMENAALGKHEADLMKEGAFLVSYLWPAQNPALLEKLAARKITSFAIDSLPRISRAQKMDALSAMANIAGYRAVIEAANHFGRFFTGQVTAAGKVPPAKIMVIGAGVAGLAAIGAANSMGAIVRAFDTRLEVKEQVESMGAEFLVLDFENEDGSGSGGYAKQMSDEFIKAEMALFAEQAEEVDIIITTALIPGKPAPKLITADMVKSMKPGSVIVDLASERGGNCELTEPGKVAHHHGVTLIGYTDLPSRMAKVASDLYATNLVHLLTELTPEKNGQPVVNMEDEVIRGLTVVHEDDITWPPPKPESPVSPKPAPGTEEPSAEAKAAAKKKADRRSVIGKSVLFVVTALALYGVGAHAPESFLQHFTVFVLACFIGWQVIWNVTPSLHTPLMSVTNAISGIIVIGAILHLAQAENIAVGIMAFVAVLIASINVGGGFRVTHRMLKMFRK